A region from the Mycoplasmopsis bovigenitalium genome encodes:
- a CDS encoding S8 family serine peptidase — protein MIKNINLIKIGTIIATLPLFSASVAVTSNSKFRKTNVSSNIDLDIDDYNKIIKIYEPYYRKLGVINRDIGKYNKTDNADLNKVGIIELEDLDVKYLVSKDEKFKVVKETDQLSSKKYGNHAWAVTSIIGTDIGVNPDAELYFTYLNGRSKFSVIKEMHEKHNIKIFNLSLGYNGKPSFYTKRRFDSVYDSKTSKEKIADDLISRDISTNLITLKELKSAVTLAKAISYYLFSVNNNYFDLFISDEEMIDDHQKIDAYAAKNNLKVIMSSGNESDLYDENWLTWDFGVINNLININNDDLSNFYDLMKRSLNAIFEYYFDLEDKTIKIDDTETKNAINKLTEYVGDLWTLKLIIDYKNGKRSHEDNNKNYLDFDFYKFIKNKDIWKTVVQSPNKIQNQNYNENIIFVGSVDIDNTITSFSSYSYKDNKLAPLVSAYGNSNRHDYPVIIKNNKHTHDQNSIKDLLFNDNNTLGAANKELKNKFRYLYNFSGTSKSAPLITGLLSLLQNKLNREISLAEAKLLLSASSTYASKKPDPLITTDLEYKEKTEFFRKNRAKNKSGYGIPKFFKMLDIAQKNKIKKIQDFRSYKYIEQTGNDLILEQIDILDKFKHFTNTLVKIHKNNFYDFALNHDYSNLKIFLPNAIKYVYGENLNTNNWFNNGNTFEVYSSLDIINGNAPERKISISNDPYSEIERVYFSNYKYSPAATINVKLKFNDMESILFALKKYIKDNNLKESYLPETRFWTHKYHYHYQKNWYVDTDYLIKKLYIDYLNSNTDFLWYYEVVNE, from the coding sequence ATGATTAAAAATATTAATTTGATAAAAATCGGAACTATTATTGCAACATTGCCGCTTTTTTCGGCAAGTGTTGCTGTTACAAGTAATTCAAAATTTAGAAAAACAAATGTGTCTAGTAATATTGATCTAGATATTGATGATTACAACAAAATCATAAAAATTTATGAGCCTTACTACCGTAAGCTAGGGGTTATAAATAGAGATATTGGTAAGTATAATAAAACAGATAACGCGGATTTAAACAAAGTCGGAATAATTGAGCTTGAAGATTTAGATGTAAAATATCTCGTTTCAAAAGATGAAAAATTTAAAGTAGTAAAAGAGACAGACCAATTATCGAGTAAAAAATATGGTAATCATGCTTGGGCGGTGACTTCTATTATAGGCACTGATATTGGTGTCAATCCGGATGCGGAATTATATTTCACTTATTTAAACGGCAGGTCAAAGTTTAGTGTCATTAAAGAAATGCATGAAAAACACAATATAAAAATATTTAATTTAAGTTTAGGTTATAATGGCAAACCTAGTTTTTACACAAAACGACGTTTTGACTCAGTTTATGATTCAAAAACATCAAAGGAAAAAATTGCAGATGACCTAATATCGCGCGATATAAGTACCAATTTAATAACTTTAAAAGAATTAAAATCAGCAGTGACTTTAGCAAAGGCAATTTCCTATTATTTATTTTCAGTTAACAATAATTATTTTGATTTGTTTATATCTGATGAGGAAATGATTGATGATCATCAAAAAATAGACGCTTACGCTGCTAAAAATAATTTAAAAGTAATAATGTCAAGTGGTAATGAGTCTGACTTATATGATGAAAATTGGTTAACTTGAGATTTTGGTGTAATAAATAATTTAATAAACATAAACAATGATGATTTAAGCAATTTTTATGATTTAATGAAAAGATCTCTTAATGCAATATTTGAGTATTATTTTGACTTAGAAGATAAGACTATAAAAATAGATGACACAGAAACAAAGAATGCTATAAATAAATTAACTGAATACGTCGGTGATTTATGAACTCTTAAATTAATAATCGACTATAAAAATGGCAAAAGAAGCCACGAAGACAATAATAAAAATTATTTGGATTTTGATTTCTATAAATTTATTAAAAATAAAGATATATGAAAAACGGTTGTTCAATCACCTAACAAAATTCAAAATCAAAACTACAATGAGAATATTATTTTTGTCGGTTCGGTAGATATTGATAACACAATTACATCATTCAGTTCTTATTCCTATAAAGATAACAAATTAGCACCACTTGTTTCAGCATATGGTAATAGCAATAGACATGATTATCCAGTTATTATTAAAAATAATAAGCATACTCATGACCAAAATTCAATTAAAGACTTACTTTTTAACGATAATAATACACTTGGTGCCGCGAACAAAGAACTAAAAAATAAATTTAGATATTTATATAACTTTAGTGGCACTAGCAAGTCGGCCCCGCTCATCACTGGTTTATTATCTCTTCTTCAAAATAAATTAAATAGGGAAATCAGTCTTGCAGAAGCAAAGTTACTACTTAGTGCATCATCTACTTATGCTTCAAAAAAACCAGACCCTTTAATCACTACTGATTTAGAATATAAAGAAAAAACAGAATTTTTTAGAAAAAACCGAGCAAAAAATAAGTCTGGGTACGGAATTCCTAAGTTTTTTAAAATGCTTGATATAGCTCAAAAAAATAAGATCAAAAAAATCCAAGATTTTCGATCATATAAATACATTGAACAAACTGGCAATGATTTAATTTTAGAACAAATTGATATTCTTGATAAATTTAAACATTTCACAAACACCTTAGTTAAAATACATAAAAATAATTTCTATGATTTTGCTCTCAATCACGATTATTCAAACCTAAAAATTTTTCTACCTAATGCCATTAAATATGTATATGGTGAAAACCTAAACACAAACAATTGATTTAATAATGGAAATACATTTGAAGTTTATTCTAGCTTAGATATCATTAATGGTAATGCTCCTGAAAGAAAAATTTCAATTAGCAATGATCCATACTCTGAAATAGAGAGAGTTTATTTTAGCAATTATAAATATTCGCCGGCTGCAACAATTAACGTGAAATTAAAGTTCAATGATATGGAAAGTATTTTATTTGCTCTTAAAAAATATATAAAAGATAATAATCTCAAAGAATCATATTTACCTGAAACAAGATTTTGGACACACAAATATCATTACCATTATCAAAAAAATTGATACGTTGACACAGATTATTTAATTAAGAAGCTTTATATAGATTATTTAAATTCAAATACTGATTTTCTATGATATTACGAGGTAGTAAATGAATAA